Proteins encoded in a region of the Sulfurimonas marina genome:
- a CDS encoding DUF234 domain-containing protein codes for METQISYFSVFGGLDWQIDTTKDLKELIVTLVLENFESLHERIEEFTLGNKEYKRLLRSLAVGDRRIFSAFNRAGLNNSNGGAAINYLQEKGLIEMEYSREKHPREDSPNAKLKRADARHRISHKVFFTYPFVRFWFYFISPNIRAIKEGNFDKVLDEFEQKHNSYTSLVYEELSELLLNYNLRDAHIISSGSYWDANVEIDILTVTKNGRIYVGECKWTNHKVNKKELHKIRDKCEKLNLTPTQIVLFSKRGFSKELEAMQGAELGLYTSDDFKALVKSNSKECALPHLFS; via the coding sequence ATGGAGACACAGATATCTTACTTTTCAGTTTTTGGAGGACTGGACTGGCAAATAGATACAACAAAAGATCTCAAAGAGCTTATCGTCACATTAGTTTTAGAAAACTTTGAATCACTGCATGAAAGGATCGAAGAGTTTACGCTCGGAAACAAAGAGTATAAAAGACTTCTTCGCTCTCTAGCAGTTGGTGATCGTAGAATCTTTTCCGCTTTTAACAGAGCAGGACTTAACAACAGTAACGGCGGTGCTGCAATCAACTATCTCCAAGAGAAAGGGTTGATTGAGATGGAATATTCCCGTGAAAAACACCCAAGGGAAGACTCACCCAATGCCAAGCTCAAACGTGCAGATGCGAGGCACAGAATCTCTCACAAAGTCTTTTTTACCTATCCGTTTGTACGTTTTTGGTTCTATTTTATAAGCCCCAATATCAGAGCAATAAAAGAGGGAAACTTTGACAAAGTACTCGATGAATTTGAACAAAAACACAACTCCTATACAAGCTTAGTTTATGAAGAACTTTCAGAACTTCTACTTAACTATAATCTAAGAGATGCTCACATTATCAGTTCCGGGAGTTACTGGGATGCAAATGTTGAGATAGATATCTTAACTGTGACAAAAAATGGCAGAATTTATGTTGGTGAATGTAAATGGACAAACCATAAAGTAAATAAAAAAGAACTCCATAAAATTCGAGACAAGTGTGAAAAATTAAATCTCACACCTACCCAGATCGTTCTGTTTTCAAAACGGGGATTTTCTAAGGAGCTTGAGGCTATGCAGGGAGCTGAACTTGGGCTTTATACAAGTGATGATTTTAAAGCACTTGTAAAAAGTAACTCTAAAGAGTGTGCCCTACCTCACCTTTTTAGCTGA
- a CDS encoding J domain-containing protein has product MDIVLRNNLILITTGFDTLNTSWMREFLNHHTRGMLFLPKAVLVFRNESLKEIREEFLHKLSAHHAQVHDFNHQFFLRSMLKFGSQPIKIELDKMQEPENVKVNLYAYDKNTVLISLEKPNSWVTNYMRSQLEVYVERGTDVSLVVDVSDYKAKSRLERALNKRHILHYQIQYTFDNKFMSKLYSDFASYSFGDLVKEDELESKKQFYTILECPVGASQDALKKSYKKLTKVYHPDKIFHEEPHMVEHYTNKFQLLQEAYEALKIVS; this is encoded by the coding sequence ATGGATATAGTATTACGCAATAACCTTATTCTTATTACTACAGGGTTTGATACCCTAAATACATCCTGGATGAGGGAGTTCTTGAACCATCATACACGTGGTATGCTGTTTTTGCCAAAAGCGGTATTGGTATTTAGAAACGAATCTTTAAAAGAGATTCGGGAAGAGTTCTTACATAAACTCAGTGCCCATCATGCACAGGTACACGATTTTAATCATCAGTTTTTTCTCCGTTCTATGTTAAAGTTCGGTTCGCAGCCGATTAAGATTGAACTAGATAAAATGCAAGAGCCTGAGAATGTTAAAGTAAATCTTTACGCATACGATAAAAACACGGTTTTAATCTCTTTAGAAAAGCCGAATTCATGGGTAACTAACTATATGCGCTCACAACTTGAAGTGTATGTTGAACGGGGAACCGATGTATCTCTCGTTGTCGATGTCAGTGATTACAAGGCAAAATCGAGACTTGAACGTGCACTCAATAAACGACATATCTTACATTATCAGATCCAATATACCTTCGATAACAAGTTTATGTCAAAACTCTATAGTGATTTTGCAAGTTACAGTTTCGGTGACCTTGTTAAAGAGGATGAACTAGAGAGTAAAAAGCAGTTCTATACTATTTTAGAGTGTCCTGTAGGTGCAAGTCAGGATGCCTTGAAGAAAAGTTATAAAAAACTTACAAAAGTATACCATCCAGATAAGATCTTTCATGAAGAGCCCCATATGGTTGAACACTATACAAACAAATTCCAATTGCTTCAAGAAGCGTATGAAGCATTGAAAATCGTCAGCTAA